The proteins below are encoded in one region of Limnochorda pilosa:
- a CDS encoding 2-keto-4-pentenoate hydratase: MRPEEQAARLERAWQERKPIEPLSSEPGIEDVVLAYRIQQAWVQGRLAGGDRVVGHKIGLTSRAMQEQLGVGEPDYGTLLQGMEVPLSRGQGEMEAGRLIQPRAEGEIAFLLGEALEGPGVSVLDVFRATAAVAAAVEIVDSRIRDWRITLVDTVADDASSGAFAIGAWRQEWHTLDLALAGMVLYVDGAAASIGAGAAALGHPATCVAWLANKLGSMGQRLEAGEVVLSGALAASVPVRAANAVRLEVEGLSPLTVRFT; encoded by the coding sequence ATGCGCCCGGAGGAGCAGGCGGCCCGGCTGGAGCGGGCCTGGCAGGAACGGAAGCCGATCGAGCCGCTGAGCTCGGAGCCGGGGATCGAGGACGTCGTCCTCGCCTACCGGATCCAGCAGGCCTGGGTGCAGGGAAGGCTGGCCGGGGGCGACCGGGTGGTGGGCCACAAGATCGGCCTCACCAGCCGGGCCATGCAGGAGCAGCTCGGCGTCGGCGAGCCCGACTACGGGACGCTCCTCCAGGGCATGGAGGTGCCCCTGAGCCGGGGCCAGGGGGAGATGGAGGCCGGCCGGCTGATCCAGCCCCGCGCCGAAGGCGAGATCGCCTTCCTCCTGGGCGAGGCGCTCGAGGGTCCTGGCGTCAGCGTGCTCGACGTCTTCCGGGCGACGGCCGCGGTGGCGGCCGCGGTCGAGATCGTCGACAGCCGCATCCGGGACTGGCGGATCACCCTGGTGGACACGGTCGCCGACGACGCCTCGTCGGGAGCCTTCGCGATCGGCGCGTGGCGGCAGGAGTGGCACACCCTCGACCTGGCGCTGGCCGGCATGGTCCTCTACGTCGACGGTGCGGCCGCATCGATCGGGGCCGGCGCGGCCGCCCTCGGCCACCCGGCGACCTGCGTCGCCTGGCTGGCGAACAAGCTCGGCTCGATGGGCCAGCGGCTCGAGGCGGGTGAGGTGGTCCTCTCCGGGGCGCTGGCCGCCTCGGTGCCGGTACGGGCCGCCAACGCGGTGCGGCTGGAGGTGGAGGGACTCAGCCCGCTCACTGTCCGCTTCACCTGA
- a CDS encoding 2-keto-4-pentenoate hydratase encodes MTVAEVVAEVRSSRSRRAARDAFGAGTLTLEEAYRVQRVLAEEREAAGDAIVGWKLGLISAAKQEQMKVQEPIIGHLHQGMLINPGEPLERSRFIQPRLEPELGVVFGRDPSPGDTRGELVRAVAFAVLAVDVLDSIYAGYRFGAADVVADNASGGAVLLGSRPLPPGLLWRQEGGLRLSLDGGEWTEGAVAGLGDPARQIAWGVERAAALGRGVRRGDLLLLGAPCPALTLGEGEPCMVVAEGPGASRLVASVV; translated from the coding sequence ATGACGGTGGCTGAGGTCGTCGCTGAGGTCCGCTCCTCCCGGAGCCGGCGGGCGGCACGGGATGCCTTCGGGGCAGGCACCCTCACCCTGGAGGAGGCGTACCGGGTCCAACGGGTGCTGGCCGAGGAGCGGGAGGCCGCCGGCGACGCGATCGTCGGCTGGAAGCTCGGCCTCATCAGTGCCGCGAAGCAGGAGCAGATGAAGGTGCAGGAGCCGATCATCGGCCACCTTCACCAAGGCATGCTGATCAACCCGGGGGAGCCGCTCGAGCGGTCCCGGTTCATCCAGCCCCGGCTGGAGCCGGAGCTCGGGGTCGTCTTCGGCCGTGACCCCAGCCCCGGGGACACCCGGGGCGAGCTCGTCCGCGCCGTGGCGTTCGCCGTCCTCGCGGTCGACGTCCTCGACAGCATCTACGCGGGGTACCGGTTCGGCGCGGCCGACGTGGTGGCGGACAATGCCTCGGGCGGCGCCGTCCTCCTCGGGAGCAGGCCTCTCCCACCGGGGCTCCTCTGGCGGCAGGAGGGAGGGCTGCGCCTCTCCCTGGACGGCGGCGAGTGGACCGAGGGTGCCGTCGCGGGGTTGGGCGACCCCGCCCGGCAGATCGCCTGGGGGGTCGAGCGGGCGGCGGCCCTGGGGCGGGGTGTCCGAAGAGGCGACCTCCTCCTCCTGGGCGCGCCGTGCCCCGCCCTGACCCTGGGGGAGGGCGAGCCGTGCATGGTCGTCGCCGAGGGCCCGGGAGCCTCGCGACTGGTCGCCTCCGTCGTGTGA
- a CDS encoding aldehyde dehydrogenase, with protein sequence MSMEHVVPNYVAGEFVETGSRFPLHYPATGEQIGTACEAGPEEIDRAVRAARAAFQEWSRTRPSERRAVLNRFADAILKRGEEFGRLETFDVGRPIRDNGRPYIERAAANIRFFADFAAMLGSECYPMENGYLNYVLRHPVGVAALITPWNVPLLLETWKLGPALAFGNTAVLKPAEWTPLGAWKLAECAREAGLPEGVFNVVNGFGTGSAGELLVRHPGVDLISFTGETTTGQTIMAAAAPTLKRLSFELGGKGANIVFADADLDRAVEVSIRAGFFNQGEFCLSGPRLFVEEPIYERFLAAFSEQVGHLRVGDPLDPETRMGPMMAPEHLERVLGFVERARARGARVTGGERLSLPGPLGDGNFISPAIVTGAGTEDEICQQEVFGPVVTVAPFRTEEEVIAWANGTRYGLSAVVQTGDVGRAHRVAAALQAGTVWVNDFFVRDLRVPFGGMKQSGIGREGGHYSLEFYTEAQTICVAVQGPSRKG encoded by the coding sequence ATGTCGATGGAGCACGTGGTTCCGAACTACGTCGCCGGAGAGTTCGTCGAGACGGGGAGCCGATTCCCGCTTCACTATCCCGCGACGGGCGAGCAGATCGGCACCGCCTGCGAGGCCGGACCTGAAGAGATCGACCGCGCGGTCCGGGCGGCGCGAGCCGCCTTCCAGGAGTGGTCCCGGACGAGGCCGTCGGAGCGGAGGGCGGTGCTCAACCGGTTCGCCGACGCCATCCTGAAGCGCGGCGAGGAGTTCGGCAGGCTCGAGACCTTCGACGTGGGCCGCCCCATCCGTGACAACGGCCGCCCCTACATCGAGCGGGCCGCGGCCAACATCCGCTTCTTCGCCGACTTCGCGGCGATGCTGGGCTCGGAGTGCTACCCCATGGAGAACGGCTACCTCAACTACGTCCTCCGCCACCCGGTGGGCGTGGCGGCGCTGATCACGCCGTGGAACGTGCCGCTCCTCCTCGAGACGTGGAAGCTCGGTCCCGCCCTCGCCTTCGGGAACACGGCGGTGCTGAAGCCCGCCGAGTGGACGCCCCTCGGCGCGTGGAAGCTGGCCGAGTGCGCCCGGGAGGCGGGCCTGCCCGAGGGCGTCTTCAACGTGGTGAACGGCTTCGGGACCGGCAGCGCCGGCGAGCTCCTCGTCCGCCACCCCGGCGTCGACCTGATCTCCTTCACGGGGGAGACGACCACGGGCCAGACGATCATGGCCGCGGCCGCCCCAACCCTGAAGCGCCTCTCCTTCGAGCTGGGCGGCAAGGGCGCCAACATCGTCTTCGCCGACGCCGACCTCGACCGGGCCGTCGAGGTCTCCATCCGGGCCGGCTTCTTCAACCAGGGGGAGTTCTGCCTCTCGGGGCCGCGGCTCTTCGTCGAGGAGCCCATCTACGAGCGGTTCCTGGCGGCGTTCTCCGAACAGGTCGGGCACCTGCGGGTGGGTGATCCCCTCGACCCGGAGACCCGGATGGGGCCGATGATGGCCCCCGAGCACCTGGAGCGGGTCCTCGGCTTCGTCGAGCGGGCCCGGGCCCGGGGCGCCCGGGTGACGGGCGGCGAGCGCCTCTCCCTTCCCGGCCCGCTCGGAGACGGCAACTTCATCTCCCCCGCGATCGTGACGGGAGCGGGGACGGAGGACGAGATCTGCCAGCAGGAGGTCTTCGGCCCTGTCGTCACCGTGGCGCCCTTCCGCACCGAGGAGGAGGTGATCGCCTGGGCCAACGGGACCCGGTACGGCCTGAGCGCCGTCGTCCAGACCGGCGACGTGGGGCGGGCGCACCGGGTGGCCGCCGCCCTCCAGGCGGGGACGGTCTGGGTGAACGACTTCTTCGTCCGGGACCTCCGGGTCCCCTTCGGGGGCATGAAGCAGAGCGGGATCGGTCGGGAGGGCGGCCACTACAGCCTCGAGTTCTACACCGAGGCCCAGACCATCTGCGTGGCGGTCCAGGGACCGTCCCGGAAAGGGTGA
- a CDS encoding ABC transporter ATP-binding protein — protein MEALRAERVHKSIDGAAILTDVSFAVEAGERRAIIGPNGAGKTTLFNIVAGLVPATSGGLFLFGQEISGLPVHERARHGLAKTFQRTHLFFDLSVLENVLLCLLRGRHRLLGLVASHRRDRELQRRAREILAEWGLEQHLHTPARELSHGDQRCLELALGFATEPRVLLLDEPTAGLSDAERRRLAARIGEMPRDVTLLLIDHDMGMVFSLADSVTVLNYGRIVTEGGWDEVTSDRTVQEIYLGLGMRARA, from the coding sequence GTGGAAGCACTGCGTGCGGAGCGAGTCCACAAGTCGATCGACGGGGCGGCCATCCTCACCGACGTCAGCTTCGCGGTGGAGGCGGGCGAGCGGCGGGCGATCATCGGCCCCAACGGCGCGGGAAAGACCACCCTCTTCAACATCGTCGCAGGTCTCGTACCCGCCACCAGCGGCGGGCTCTTCCTCTTCGGCCAGGAGATCTCGGGCCTGCCCGTCCATGAGCGGGCCCGGCACGGGCTGGCCAAGACCTTCCAGCGGACACACCTCTTCTTCGATCTCTCCGTGCTGGAGAACGTGCTGCTCTGCCTGCTTCGAGGGCGCCACCGGCTCCTCGGCCTCGTCGCGAGCCACCGGCGCGACAGGGAGCTGCAACGCCGGGCGCGCGAGATCCTCGCGGAGTGGGGGCTCGAGCAGCACCTGCACACGCCGGCCAGGGAGCTCTCCCACGGCGACCAGCGCTGCCTGGAGCTGGCGCTGGGCTTCGCCACCGAGCCGCGGGTCCTGCTCCTCGACGAGCCGACGGCGGGTCTCTCCGACGCGGAGCGCCGTCGCCTGGCGGCCCGCATCGGCGAGATGCCCCGCGACGTCACCTTGCTCCTCATCGACCACGACATGGGGATGGTCTTCTCGCTCGCGGACAGCGTCACGGTTCTCAACTACGGGCGGATCGTCACGGAGGGGGGCTGGGATGAGGTGACCTCCGACCGGACCGTTCAGGAGATCTACCTGGGGCTGGGGATGAGGGCTCGTGCTTAG
- a CDS encoding 4-hydroxyphenylacetate 3-hydroxylase family protein: MSEETVAVRALDGEEYLESLRDGRQVYFGGERVKDVANHPAFRNAARSIARLYDALHDPEMEEVLMKVDRWGIATHRFFAPAYSAQDLLEAKEAIAAWQRLSYGWMGRTPDYKASFMATLAADPEYYAPFGENARRWYREYASRVLFLNHVIVDPPVDRNRPHHEVRDVYVHVVKETGGGIYVTGAKQVATQSALTHASFVAANSGTAARFEEGKDEDFALVFLARMETPGQILFCRPSFELKAESPFDQPLSSRFDENDAVLVFDNAFIPWEDVLAYRDVQRAKQFYAASGFFNRFNFQATIRMAIKLDFMCGLLLKGLESNGTDGFRGVQVAAGELITLRNLFWALASAMALDPEPSLGGSVVPKLEYAAAARVYTNFSWDRVRQIFESLLGGSPIVTVSSYRDLMNPDLRPIIDRYLRGTGIPAEERIKLFKLVWDAVYSEFAGRHGLYELNYAGNNEQKYLDAFHWAHERGLADGFKALVDQCMSEYDLDGWKVPHWTWNRLGQ, from the coding sequence ATGAGCGAGGAGACGGTCGCCGTGCGGGCGCTGGACGGCGAGGAGTACCTGGAGAGCCTCAGGGACGGACGGCAGGTCTACTTCGGAGGCGAGCGGGTGAAGGACGTCGCGAACCACCCCGCCTTCCGCAACGCGGCCCGGTCGATCGCCCGGCTCTACGACGCGCTGCACGACCCGGAGATGGAAGAGGTGCTGATGAAGGTCGATCGCTGGGGCATCGCCACCCACAGGTTCTTCGCGCCCGCCTACAGCGCGCAGGATCTCCTGGAGGCGAAGGAGGCCATCGCCGCCTGGCAGCGCCTGAGCTACGGGTGGATGGGCCGCACGCCTGACTACAAGGCGTCCTTCATGGCGACCCTGGCGGCGGATCCGGAGTACTACGCACCCTTCGGGGAGAACGCCAGGCGGTGGTACCGGGAGTACGCCTCGCGCGTCCTCTTCCTCAACCATGTCATCGTCGATCCTCCGGTCGACCGCAACCGGCCGCACCATGAGGTGCGGGACGTCTACGTCCACGTGGTGAAGGAGACCGGCGGCGGTATCTACGTCACGGGCGCGAAGCAGGTGGCGACCCAGTCCGCCCTCACCCACGCCTCCTTCGTCGCAGCCAACAGCGGGACCGCGGCCCGCTTCGAGGAAGGGAAGGACGAGGACTTCGCCCTGGTCTTCCTCGCACGGATGGAGACGCCCGGCCAGATCCTCTTCTGCCGTCCCTCCTTCGAGTTGAAGGCGGAGAGCCCCTTCGATCAGCCCCTCTCGAGCCGCTTCGACGAGAACGATGCGGTGCTGGTCTTCGACAACGCCTTCATCCCGTGGGAGGACGTGCTGGCCTACCGGGACGTGCAGCGGGCGAAGCAGTTCTACGCAGCCTCTGGCTTCTTCAACCGCTTCAACTTCCAGGCGACGATCCGGATGGCCATCAAGCTGGACTTCATGTGCGGCCTGCTGCTGAAGGGCCTCGAGTCCAACGGCACGGACGGCTTTCGGGGGGTGCAGGTGGCCGCCGGGGAGCTGATCACCCTGCGGAACCTCTTCTGGGCCCTCGCCTCGGCGATGGCCCTCGACCCAGAGCCGAGCCTGGGCGGGAGCGTCGTGCCGAAGCTCGAGTACGCGGCAGCGGCGCGGGTCTACACCAACTTCTCGTGGGACAGGGTCCGGCAGATCTTCGAGTCTCTCCTGGGCGGCAGCCCCATCGTCACCGTCTCGAGCTACAGGGACCTGATGAATCCGGACCTCAGGCCGATCATCGACCGGTACCTCCGCGGGACCGGCATCCCGGCGGAGGAGCGCATCAAGCTCTTCAAGCTCGTCTGGGACGCGGTCTACTCCGAGTTTGCCGGCCGGCACGGGCTCTACGAGCTGAACTACGCCGGGAACAACGAGCAGAAGTATCTCGACGCCTTCCACTGGGCCCACGAGCGGGGCCTCGCGGACGGGTTCAAGGCCCTCGTCGACCAGTGCATGAGCGAGTACGACCTGGACGGTTGGAAGGTCCCCCACTGGACCTGGAACAGGCTCGGCCAATGA
- a CDS encoding branched-chain amino acid ABC transporter permease, with protein sequence MSGRAEGRRRWIAASLGLAAAALALPALLGEYELGVATEILIYGLFAMSLDLLLGYAGLASLGQAAFFGAGAYAVGLLVLRGGASFAAALAGAVLVGALLALLFGLVVLRASGAYFLMLTLALGELLYAVAWLWRPVTGGDDGLVGIPRPTLPGLGLSFWDAASFYYLTLACVTLAALLLRAVVRSPFGLVLTGIRENEERLRVIGYDTWLYKYACYVIAGAVAALSGGLYTYFYGYVSPDYFGWALSGQVMLMVILGGAATVWGPLVGAGVVLAIQYVVSSMTDLWLSIVGILFILTVLFAPGGIAGLAGGLARRGAGAAAPDGVAQPEEGVVGAAGIRGRGE encoded by the coding sequence GTGAGCGGAAGGGCGGAGGGGAGGCGACGTTGGATTGCAGCGTCGTTGGGGCTGGCCGCGGCGGCGCTGGCGCTCCCGGCGCTCTTGGGTGAGTACGAGCTCGGGGTCGCGACGGAGATCCTCATCTATGGCCTCTTCGCCATGAGCCTCGACCTGCTCTTGGGCTACGCGGGGCTGGCCTCCCTGGGGCAGGCGGCCTTCTTCGGCGCCGGGGCGTACGCGGTGGGGCTCCTCGTGCTCCGAGGCGGGGCCTCGTTCGCCGCCGCCCTGGCCGGAGCGGTCCTCGTCGGTGCGCTCCTGGCCCTCCTCTTCGGCCTCGTGGTGCTCAGGGCCTCCGGCGCCTACTTCCTCATGCTGACCCTCGCGCTGGGGGAGCTGCTCTACGCGGTCGCCTGGTTGTGGCGCCCGGTCACCGGAGGCGACGACGGGCTGGTCGGCATCCCGCGGCCCACCCTGCCCGGTCTGGGGCTTTCCTTCTGGGATGCGGCCAGCTTCTACTACCTGACCTTGGCCTGCGTCACCCTGGCCGCGCTGCTGCTCCGGGCCGTCGTCCGGTCGCCCTTCGGCCTGGTCCTGACGGGGATCCGGGAGAACGAAGAGCGGCTGCGGGTGATCGGATACGACACCTGGCTCTACAAGTACGCCTGCTACGTCATCGCGGGCGCCGTGGCCGCCCTCTCTGGCGGTCTCTACACCTACTTCTACGGCTACGTGAGCCCCGACTACTTCGGCTGGGCGCTCTCGGGCCAGGTCATGCTCATGGTGATCCTGGGAGGGGCGGCGACCGTCTGGGGACCCTTGGTCGGTGCCGGCGTGGTCCTCGCCATCCAGTACGTGGTCAGCTCCATGACGGACCTGTGGCTGAGCATCGTGGGGATCCTCTTCATCCTGACGGTCCTCTTCGCGCCCGGCGGTATCGCCGGGCTGGCCGGCGGGCTCGCACGTCGCGGAGCGGGGGCGGCCGCGCCGGACGGGGTCGCCCAACCAGAGGAGGGCGTCGTCGGAGCCGCGGGGATCCGAGGCAGGGGGGAGTGA
- a CDS encoding ABC transporter substrate-binding protein, whose translation MVKLAPRLRVVLTAFVVALLLAGPATAQSDPIRIGVLLPYSGVYTSLGENITAGLELFLEETGYTAAGRRLELVKQDTQGDPRQGLPKVRQLVERDRVDLLVGVVHSGVAAAIRDYVHARRIPLVIANAGDPSLTRDPARRSPYIFRVSFANGQYEYLLGRYAYEVLGYRTVVVTAPDYSAGHDKAGAFKQYFEQAGGRVVQEVYPPLGTNDFGPYLAGLQQADAVWAFFAGTDAVRFVQQYQEFGLKERMPLIGAGDMVDEAYLDEIGEAALGTVTSLHYSPLVETPENRSFVEQYRGRYGETANQFAYQGYLAARVIAEAIEGVGGRVEETDAFLEALRAVTFTGPAGPFRFDPTSQNVVFNVYIRRVDRLPDGSLGNVVIGRYENVSDSW comes from the coding sequence ATGGTCAAGCTGGCGCCTCGTCTTCGGGTGGTCCTCACCGCCTTCGTCGTCGCCCTTCTCCTCGCGGGCCCCGCGACGGCCCAGTCCGATCCCATCCGGATCGGTGTTCTCCTGCCGTACTCGGGGGTCTACACGAGCCTGGGAGAGAACATCACGGCAGGGCTGGAGCTCTTCCTGGAGGAGACGGGCTACACGGCGGCGGGGCGGCGGCTCGAGCTGGTCAAGCAGGACACGCAGGGCGACCCGCGGCAGGGGCTGCCGAAGGTGCGGCAGCTGGTGGAGCGGGACCGGGTCGACCTGCTGGTCGGCGTCGTCCACAGCGGCGTGGCCGCGGCGATCCGCGACTACGTCCACGCCCGGAGGATCCCGCTGGTCATCGCCAACGCCGGTGACCCCAGCCTCACCCGGGATCCGGCGCGCCGGAGCCCCTACATCTTCCGGGTCTCCTTCGCCAACGGGCAGTACGAGTACCTGCTGGGCCGGTACGCCTACGAGGTCCTCGGGTACCGGACGGTGGTCGTGACGGCCCCCGACTACAGCGCGGGCCACGACAAGGCAGGCGCCTTCAAGCAGTACTTCGAGCAGGCCGGCGGCCGGGTGGTCCAGGAGGTTTATCCCCCGCTCGGAACCAACGACTTCGGCCCCTACCTGGCGGGCCTGCAGCAGGCGGACGCGGTCTGGGCCTTCTTCGCAGGCACCGACGCGGTCCGCTTCGTCCAGCAGTACCAGGAGTTCGGGCTGAAGGAGAGGATGCCGCTCATCGGCGCGGGGGACATGGTGGACGAGGCCTACCTGGATGAGATCGGGGAGGCCGCGCTGGGAACGGTCACCTCGCTCCACTACAGCCCCCTGGTCGAGACGCCCGAGAATCGCTCCTTCGTGGAGCAGTACCGGGGTCGCTACGGCGAGACGGCCAACCAGTTCGCCTACCAGGGGTACCTCGCGGCGCGGGTGATCGCCGAGGCGATCGAGGGCGTCGGTGGTCGGGTGGAAGAGACGGACGCCTTCCTGGAGGCCCTGCGGGCGGTGACCTTCACCGGGCCGGCCGGGCCCTTCCGCTTCGACCCGACCAGCCAGAACGTCGTCTTCAACGTGTACATCCGGCGGGTCGACCGGTTGCCGGACGGGAGCCTCGGCAACGTGGTGATCGGCCGGTACGAGAACGTCTCGGACTCCTGGTGA
- a CDS encoding carboxymuconolactone decarboxylase family protein: MPEATKRLSDEELQELRARYQELVGFVPPRAGARIELLAELDPETLRMQEEIRRRLMYPACFDVKTAQLMLFGMLLMPLADAARLHAAAARRAGASWEEMNAVVGLAYLFRGLPAANLGALILKEIRDEERRHA, translated from the coding sequence GTGCCAGAGGCGACCAAGAGGCTGAGCGACGAGGAGCTGCAGGAGCTCCGGGCTCGCTACCAGGAGCTGGTCGGCTTCGTGCCGCCGAGGGCGGGGGCGCGGATCGAGCTGCTGGCCGAGCTCGACCCCGAGACGCTCCGCATGCAGGAGGAGATCCGCAGGCGTCTGATGTACCCCGCCTGCTTCGACGTGAAGACGGCGCAACTGATGCTCTTCGGGATGCTCCTCATGCCCCTCGCGGACGCGGCGAGGCTGCACGCCGCCGCCGCCCGCAGGGCGGGTGCCTCGTGGGAGGAGATGAACGCGGTGGTCGGGCTGGCCTACCTCTTCCGGGGCCTGCCCGCCGCCAACCTGGGGGCGCTGATCCTCAAGGAGATCCGGGATGAGGAGCGCCGGCACGCGTGA
- a CDS encoding branched-chain amino acid ABC transporter permease: protein MDELALRLIVGLSYGFLLFMLALGLSISFGLMGFINLAHGSFYMLGAYVGISVERATGGFWTAVAAGGLAVAVVGVAMERGLLRRFQGRILQQVLLTFGFAYLFQDAARRLWGAKPLALAKPAMLGGSVSIGDTVVPTYRLGLILIGALLALGTWLVLERTRIGSLVRAGVDDVETLSSLGVDANRVFSAVFGIGAFLSGVGGVLGAPVTGVAPGTDLQMLLLALVVVVVGGLGSVTQTLAGSLLIGVADSLMRGVWPQASLFGIYALMAVLLVVRPAGLLGRTQA, encoded by the coding sequence GTGGACGAACTTGCCTTGCGGCTCATCGTTGGGCTCTCCTACGGCTTCTTGCTCTTCATGCTCGCCCTGGGCCTCTCCATCAGCTTTGGGCTCATGGGATTCATCAACCTGGCCCACGGCTCTTTCTACATGCTCGGCGCCTACGTCGGCATCTCGGTGGAGCGGGCGACGGGGGGGTTCTGGACGGCCGTCGCCGCGGGCGGGCTCGCGGTGGCCGTCGTCGGCGTCGCGATGGAGAGGGGGCTCTTGCGCCGGTTCCAGGGTCGGATCCTCCAGCAGGTCCTCCTGACCTTCGGCTTCGCCTATCTCTTCCAGGACGCGGCGCGGCGGCTCTGGGGCGCGAAGCCGCTCGCCCTCGCGAAGCCTGCGATGCTGGGGGGGTCCGTCTCCATCGGGGACACGGTCGTACCCACCTACCGCCTCGGGCTGATCCTCATCGGCGCGCTCCTCGCCCTCGGCACGTGGCTGGTCCTGGAGCGGACGCGGATCGGCTCTCTCGTGCGGGCGGGGGTCGACGACGTCGAGACGCTGAGCTCCCTCGGAGTCGACGCGAACCGGGTCTTCAGCGCGGTCTTCGGCATCGGGGCGTTCCTCTCGGGCGTCGGCGGCGTTCTGGGGGCGCCGGTTACCGGCGTCGCTCCCGGAACGGACCTGCAGATGCTCTTGCTGGCCCTGGTGGTCGTCGTGGTGGGGGGCCTCGGCTCGGTGACCCAGACCCTGGCCGGGAGCCTCCTGATCGGCGTCGCGGACAGCCTCATGCGGGGCGTCTGGCCGCAGGCCTCCCTCTTCGGGATCTACGCTCTCATGGCCGTGCTGCTGGTGGTCCGACCCGCCGGGCTCCTGGGGAGGACGCAGGCGTGA
- a CDS encoding acetaldehyde dehydrogenase (acetylating) has translation MGERLAVAIVGSGNIGTDLLYKLLRSESLRPVAMAGIDPESEGLARARSAGLWTTVHGARGLLEEGPRVALAFDATSARAHVEHAPFFREAGVRLVDLTPARLGPPVVPVVNMEGSLDAPEINLTTCGGQATIPMVAAIRRVSPVAYAEIVATIASRSAGPGTRQNIDEFTRTTSRGLEEIGGAGRGKAIIILNPAEPPIMMRDTVYARVAAADLAAIRESVREMEREVQRYVPGYRVKADPVVDGDRVTLFIEVEGAGDFLPPYAGNLDIMTSAAVRVGEELAPRLHAAA, from the coding sequence GTGGGAGAGAGGCTTGCGGTCGCCATCGTCGGCTCGGGGAACATCGGCACGGATCTCCTCTACAAGCTGCTGCGGAGCGAGAGCCTGCGCCCGGTGGCGATGGCGGGCATCGACCCTGAGTCGGAGGGGCTGGCTCGGGCCCGCTCGGCGGGGCTCTGGACCACCGTTCACGGGGCGCGCGGCCTCCTGGAGGAGGGCCCCCGGGTCGCGCTCGCCTTCGACGCGACCTCGGCCAGGGCCCACGTGGAGCACGCGCCCTTCTTCCGGGAGGCGGGCGTACGCCTGGTCGACCTGACCCCCGCCAGGCTGGGGCCTCCGGTCGTCCCCGTCGTCAACATGGAGGGGAGCCTGGACGCGCCCGAGATCAACCTGACGACCTGCGGAGGACAGGCGACCATCCCCATGGTGGCCGCGATCCGACGCGTCAGCCCCGTCGCCTACGCCGAGATCGTCGCGACCATCGCGAGCAGGAGCGCGGGGCCGGGAACGCGGCAGAACATCGACGAGTTCACCCGCACGACGTCGCGGGGGCTGGAGGAGATCGGCGGGGCCGGGCGGGGGAAGGCCATCATCATCCTCAACCCGGCCGAACCGCCCATCATGATGCGGGACACCGTCTATGCGCGGGTGGCCGCGGCGGACCTCGCCGCGATCCGGGAGTCGGTGCGGGAGATGGAGCGGGAGGTCCAGAGGTACGTGCCGGGCTACCGGGTGAAGGCCGACCCCGTCGTCGACGGCGACCGGGTGACGCTCTTCATCGAGGTGGAGGGCGCGGGCGACTTCCTGCCGCCCTACGCAGGCAACCTGGACATCATGACCAGCGCCGCGGTCCGGGTGGGCGAGGAGCTGGCGCCTCGGCTCCACGCCGCGGCGTAG
- a CDS encoding catechol 2,3-dioxygenase — protein sequence MARPGQPGSEIQDVAHLAHVELLSPRPEATVRFFTELLGLFVTARSGQSVYLRAWGDHYHHSVKVTESPRAGLGHVAWRAWSDEALERRVSDLEETEFGQGWIDGDLGHGRAYRFTDPAGHRMELFFEVEKARAPAGEAPRLKNRPMRVPVNGPGISRIDHVNLFTQDVPANREFLQARLGFRHREGIVHDDLEIGAWLSVTPLVHDIAYTFDRQSEVRGRLHHVAYWADTFDGLARSADLMREHDIFIEAGPGKHAITNALFLYCYEPGGNRVELFTGGYLIFDPDWQPVIWTKEERELRMWWGGRLPESFHTYGTPQVDA from the coding sequence ATGGCGAGGCCTGGACAGCCGGGTTCGGAGATCCAGGACGTCGCGCACCTGGCCCACGTCGAGCTCCTGAGCCCGAGGCCGGAGGCGACGGTCCGGTTCTTCACGGAGCTCCTGGGGCTCTTCGTCACCGCCCGGAGCGGGCAGTCGGTCTACCTGAGGGCGTGGGGCGACCACTACCACCATTCCGTGAAGGTGACGGAGTCGCCCCGGGCGGGCCTGGGGCACGTCGCGTGGCGGGCCTGGAGCGACGAGGCCCTGGAGCGGCGGGTCTCGGACCTGGAGGAGACGGAATTCGGCCAGGGCTGGATCGACGGCGACCTGGGACACGGCCGGGCGTACCGCTTCACCGATCCGGCCGGGCACCGGATGGAGCTCTTCTTCGAGGTGGAGAAGGCGCGGGCGCCGGCGGGCGAGGCGCCCCGGCTGAAGAACCGGCCCATGCGGGTACCGGTGAACGGCCCCGGAATCAGCCGCATCGACCACGTCAACCTCTTCACGCAGGACGTGCCGGCCAACCGCGAGTTCCTGCAGGCGCGCCTCGGCTTCCGGCACCGGGAGGGGATCGTCCACGACGACCTGGAGATCGGCGCCTGGCTCAGCGTGACCCCGCTCGTCCACGACATCGCCTACACCTTCGACCGGCAGTCGGAGGTCCGGGGGCGGCTCCACCACGTCGCCTACTGGGCCGACACCTTCGACGGGCTGGCGCGGTCGGCCGACCTCATGCGGGAGCACGACATCTTCATCGAGGCCGGCCCCGGGAAGCACGCCATCACCAACGCGCTCTTCCTCTACTGCTACGAGCCCGGCGGGAACCGGGTGGAGCTCTTCACGGGCGGCTACCTGATCTTCGACCCGGACTGGCAGCCGGTCATCTGGACGAAGGAGGAGAGGGAGCTTCGGATGTGGTGGGGCGGCAGGCTGCCCGAGAGCTTCCATACCTACGGGACGCCGCAGGTCGACGCGTGA